From Cecembia calidifontis, one genomic window encodes:
- a CDS encoding DUF6797 domain-containing protein, giving the protein MMKKTEVFTCSIFFLLGMMACNQGQKSQVSESAGLSVFILSESELPDYEKEIDHQGLIEAWGDRHGESLRTGEHIYNNICFNCHGNTDQEGSLPTAFKFWKDTFKVGNDPFSIYQTLTRGYGSMPPQTNLTPVEKYDIIHFIRETFLLENNPGQYFDIDSTYLASLPAGRNMGPAPKEFKPWAEMDYGNFLVNTYELVGLNAPPRERSSGPSPLPDENYVNANFAYKGIAVRLDKGKGGIAAGKSWMMFDHDLMRVAGAWTGEGFIDWEAILFNGRHNISPRTVGDLHFENRVGPGWANPNTGTFDDPRFMARDKRKFGPLPREWAHFKGMYQFADRLILSYTVGNSSVLETFGLESLDQFPVFTRTLNISPSDRKLKMRVAPKGTAVSLIGNGALLKEEGDFILMEVQPSVPAKIKLLIGKAGMKGLEAYAKQSSAPESLKAFTKGGPARYPQKLKSTIAMVESDGPFQVDVMNPPFDSPWKNQFRLSGIDFFKNPNQGVVCTTDGDVWFVEGFTAKSGELTWQRIASGLFQPLGIKVVNGEIFVTCRDQLVRLHDFNGDRETDFYESFNNDHQVTDHFHEFAMGLQTDKEGNFYYAKSARHAREALVPQHGTLIKVSKDGRNSEIIAHGFRAANGVCLNPDGTFIVTDQEGHWNPMNRINWVKKGGFYGNMFGYNPPADSTDLGMEQPLVWVERDRDQSPSELLWVESKKWGALNGKLLNLSYGYGKVFVVPFEKIGDQVQGGIYELPIPRFSTGIMRGRFNPGDGQLYVCGLSAWGSTQPQLGGLYRIRATGKPMHVPIGIQVMKDGLELTFSESLDINSAKELNNYSVKTWDLLRSRKYGSSHYNVQTLEVSKADISKDGKTLKLKIPNIQPTWVMEIQFNLKSEKGESVEGLIQNTIHRLGESSIL; this is encoded by the coding sequence ATGATGAAAAAAACAGAGGTATTTACTTGTTCCATATTTTTCCTCTTAGGGATGATGGCTTGTAATCAAGGGCAAAAAAGTCAAGTTTCCGAATCTGCCGGTTTGTCCGTGTTTATTCTTTCTGAATCAGAACTTCCTGATTATGAAAAGGAAATTGATCACCAGGGACTGATTGAAGCCTGGGGGGATAGGCATGGGGAATCACTGAGAACAGGGGAGCACATTTATAACAATATTTGCTTCAATTGCCACGGAAATACCGATCAGGAGGGATCATTGCCCACCGCTTTTAAATTTTGGAAGGATACTTTTAAAGTCGGTAATGACCCTTTTTCCATTTACCAAACCCTTACAAGGGGCTACGGGTCTATGCCTCCCCAAACCAATTTAACACCGGTGGAAAAGTATGATATCATCCATTTTATCAGGGAGACCTTTTTGTTGGAAAATAATCCAGGACAATATTTTGATATAGATTCCACCTATTTGGCCAGTCTTCCGGCTGGAAGGAATATGGGACCTGCCCCGAAGGAATTCAAGCCCTGGGCTGAGATGGACTACGGCAACTTTTTGGTCAACACTTATGAATTGGTAGGGCTGAACGCTCCTCCAAGAGAAAGGTCTTCCGGACCTTCCCCCTTGCCTGATGAGAATTATGTCAATGCCAATTTTGCCTACAAAGGGATAGCGGTAAGATTGGATAAAGGGAAGGGAGGCATTGCTGCGGGAAAAAGCTGGATGATGTTTGATCATGACCTGATGAGGGTTGCCGGTGCCTGGACAGGAGAGGGATTTATTGATTGGGAAGCCATCTTGTTTAATGGAAGACACAATATTTCCCCACGAACGGTGGGTGATCTCCATTTTGAGAACAGGGTAGGGCCAGGTTGGGCCAACCCAAATACCGGTACTTTTGATGATCCCAGGTTTATGGCGAGGGACAAAAGAAAGTTCGGTCCTTTGCCCAGAGAATGGGCACACTTTAAAGGAATGTATCAATTTGCTGATCGCCTTATCCTTTCTTACACTGTTGGAAATTCCTCGGTGTTGGAAACCTTTGGTTTAGAATCCTTGGACCAATTTCCGGTGTTTACAAGAACCCTGAATATTTCCCCCTCAGATAGGAAATTGAAGATGAGGGTTGCGCCCAAAGGAACTGCAGTTTCCTTGATAGGCAATGGGGCTCTCCTTAAGGAAGAGGGTGATTTTATCCTAATGGAAGTTCAGCCCTCTGTACCCGCGAAAATTAAATTATTGATCGGTAAAGCCGGTATGAAGGGCTTAGAAGCATACGCAAAACAATCATCAGCACCAGAATCTTTAAAGGCTTTTACCAAAGGAGGGCCTGCCCGCTATCCCCAAAAATTAAAGAGTACCATTGCAATGGTAGAGTCTGATGGGCCTTTTCAAGTAGATGTTATGAATCCGCCTTTTGACAGTCCTTGGAAAAATCAGTTTAGATTAAGCGGCATTGATTTTTTTAAGAACCCCAATCAAGGAGTGGTTTGCACCACAGATGGTGATGTGTGGTTTGTAGAAGGTTTTACGGCTAAGTCAGGAGAGTTGACATGGCAAAGGATAGCCTCCGGGCTTTTCCAACCCCTCGGGATAAAAGTGGTCAATGGAGAAATTTTTGTCACCTGCAGGGATCAACTTGTCCGATTACATGATTTCAATGGGGACAGAGAAACAGATTTTTATGAGAGCTTTAATAATGACCATCAGGTGACTGATCATTTTCACGAATTTGCGATGGGGCTTCAGACTGATAAAGAGGGTAATTTTTATTATGCCAAGAGTGCAAGGCATGCCAGGGAGGCGCTGGTGCCCCAACATGGTACATTGATAAAAGTAAGTAAAGATGGGAGAAATTCAGAAATTATAGCCCATGGATTCCGGGCAGCAAATGGTGTTTGTCTCAATCCTGACGGAACATTTATTGTTACTGACCAGGAGGGTCACTGGAATCCTATGAACCGCATCAATTGGGTGAAAAAGGGAGGATTCTATGGGAATATGTTTGGGTATAATCCTCCTGCGGACAGTACTGACTTGGGAATGGAACAGCCTTTGGTTTGGGTGGAGAGAGACCGTGACCAATCACCCTCTGAATTACTTTGGGTGGAAAGTAAAAAATGGGGAGCTTTAAATGGTAAGTTGCTGAATTTATCTTACGGTTACGGAAAAGTCTTTGTAGTACCATTTGAAAAAATCGGGGATCAGGTACAGGGAGGGATTTATGAGTTGCCCATACCCAGATTCTCCACAGGTATTATGCGGGGTCGTTTTAATCCAGGAGATGGTCAATTATATGTTTGCGGTCTCTCTGCCTGGGGCTCGACACAGCCTCAATTGGGTGGGCTTTACAGGATTAGGGCCACGGGAAAGCCGATGCATGTTCCTATTGGAATTCAGGTTATGAAAGATGGGCTTGAATTGACCTTTTCGGAAAGTTTGGATATAAATAGTGCAAAAGAATTAAATAATTATTCTGTAAAAACTTGGGACTTGCTTCGGTCAAGAAAATATGGTTCTTCCCATTACAATGTCCAAACATTGGAAGTTTCAAAAGCCGATATATCCAAGGATGGAAAAACCCTAAAACTGAAGATTCCAAACATCCAACCCACCTGGGTAATGGAAATCCAATTCAATCTAAAAAGCGAGAAAGGTGAAAGCGTTGAAGGATTGATTCAGAATACCATTCACAGGCTAGGAGAAAGTTCAATCCTCTAA
- a CDS encoding sugar phosphate isomerase/epimerase family protein, with amino-acid sequence MKNLPFKFGAEVYTWYMNNNGETYKDRLGHMIEIIAQAGFKGIQPIFTWMGKLSDPVLLEEKLKEQGIELAAVALALDWNGTEETDEEKKVADNAIDLLKRFPGSVLCTVQIPTGRHDLIQRRKNLINIVNTVSRRAKNRGVESSFHPNSPHTSITRTEEDYKVILEGLDHSVTGWCPDVGHIINGGMDPLAKMKEYQAIINHVHYKDWNGNPEFTLMGNGKVDFLGITQWLKDIGFGGWIICEDEGEEALEDPDFVTLHDGKWVNEVLVKGLR; translated from the coding sequence ATGAAAAACCTACCATTCAAATTCGGCGCTGAGGTCTATACCTGGTACATGAACAACAACGGGGAAACTTACAAAGACCGATTGGGGCATATGATCGAAATCATCGCTCAGGCTGGTTTCAAAGGAATTCAACCTATCTTTACTTGGATGGGGAAGTTAAGTGACCCTGTTTTGTTGGAGGAAAAGTTGAAGGAACAGGGGATTGAATTGGCAGCTGTAGCTTTGGCTTTGGACTGGAATGGCACCGAAGAAACAGATGAAGAGAAAAAAGTGGCAGACAATGCCATAGACCTGCTGAAGAGGTTTCCTGGTTCGGTACTTTGCACGGTTCAGATTCCTACAGGCCGTCATGATTTAATTCAAAGGAGAAAAAACCTAATCAATATCGTAAACACGGTTTCCAGAAGGGCAAAAAACAGGGGAGTTGAAAGCAGTTTTCATCCCAATTCACCGCATACTTCCATTACCCGGACTGAGGAGGATTACAAAGTGATTTTGGAAGGTTTGGACCATTCCGTTACCGGATGGTGCCCTGATGTTGGGCATATTATCAATGGAGGAATGGATCCTTTGGCCAAAATGAAGGAATATCAGGCTATTATCAACCATGTGCATTATAAAGATTGGAATGGGAATCCCGAATTCACCCTTATGGGCAATGGCAAAGTGGACTTTTTGGGTATTACCCAATGGTTAAAAGATATAGGTTTTGGAGGATGGATTATCTGTGAGGATGAAGGAGAAGAAGCCCTGGAAGATCCGGATTTTGTCACGCTCCATGATGGGAAGTGGGTGAATGAGGTATTGGTGAAGGGCTTGAGGTAG
- a CDS encoding alpha/beta fold hydrolase: protein MPTINTNGTNIYFEERGSGEPLLLIMGITAPGSVWEKHVAHWAKFFRCILVDNRGVGKSDKPAGPYTSLQMAKDCIGILDYLGLGVVKVAGVSMGSIIAQQLAIHFPSRVKAMVLMCPWARCDNTAKAIFQHMKDCKARLKPEEFSVYIQLLIFSKQSWDDEDFYQSILEDRKNAALDPNPQPLIGLEGQAEACINHSVLEDLKEIKCPVFVLGGEEDVFTPVWMTREVASAIPNAKLHIYPKSGHAFHWENLEDFNERVREWLGGQP from the coding sequence ATGCCAACAATAAACACCAACGGAACCAACATCTACTTTGAAGAAAGGGGTTCGGGGGAACCCTTGCTTTTGATTATGGGTATCACAGCCCCGGGTTCGGTCTGGGAAAAGCATGTGGCCCATTGGGCCAAATTTTTTCGATGCATCCTGGTGGACAACAGGGGTGTTGGAAAATCCGATAAACCTGCAGGCCCCTATACTTCCCTTCAGATGGCCAAGGATTGTATTGGGATTTTGGATTATTTAGGCTTAGGAGTAGTCAAAGTGGCCGGAGTTTCTATGGGAAGTATTATTGCCCAACAACTTGCTATCCATTTCCCTTCAAGAGTCAAAGCTATGGTCCTGATGTGTCCATGGGCAAGATGTGACAACACCGCCAAGGCTATTTTCCAGCATATGAAGGATTGCAAAGCAAGGTTGAAACCAGAGGAATTCAGCGTTTATATTCAGTTGTTGATTTTTTCAAAACAGTCCTGGGATGATGAGGATTTCTATCAATCTATATTGGAAGACCGTAAAAATGCAGCCTTGGATCCAAATCCACAGCCCTTGATAGGTTTGGAAGGACAGGCTGAAGCCTGTATCAACCATTCTGTTTTGGAGGACCTGAAAGAAATAAAATGCCCTGTTTTTGTACTTGGCGGAGAAGAAGATGTTTTTACGCCGGTATGGATGACCAGGGAAGTTGCCTCAGCCATCCCCAATGCCAAATTGCATATCTACCCAAAAAGCGGTCATGCTTTTCATTGGGAGAACTTGGAGGATTTTAATGAGCGGGTGAGGGAATGGTTGGGTGGACAGCCTTGA
- a CDS encoding sugar phosphate isomerase/epimerase family protein — translation MNKIGFNVLAWSANMSDELKPILERLKKIGYDGAEFFVGSTDVAAYKNIGDYCRQIGLEVTTVSVLSPEENLISPDAAVRQKGLDKIKWIIDRSHDLGSQVLCGPIHSAFATFSKAAPQEVEYERSAEILHQAGEYAAQAGMLLAPEALNRFECYLCNTMEQLGHLLQKVNHPNVRAMFDTHHANMEEKKMGDAIRKIGPRLAHFHISENDRGTPGSGHVPWDETFAALAEIQYKGWLTIEGFTRNDPDFANSIGVWRQFSEPWDMAENGYRMIREMGAKHGL, via the coding sequence ATGAATAAAATCGGATTCAATGTTTTGGCCTGGTCCGCCAACATGTCAGATGAGCTCAAACCTATCCTGGAAAGACTCAAGAAAATCGGCTATGATGGGGCGGAATTTTTTGTGGGTTCAACAGATGTAGCGGCCTATAAAAATATAGGGGACTATTGCCGACAAATTGGCTTGGAAGTTACTACCGTCTCTGTGCTTAGCCCCGAAGAAAATCTGATCAGCCCTGATGCAGCAGTCCGACAAAAAGGATTAGATAAAATCAAATGGATCATAGACAGGTCACATGACCTGGGATCGCAGGTCTTATGCGGCCCCATTCATTCTGCTTTTGCCACTTTTTCGAAAGCTGCTCCTCAGGAAGTAGAATACGAAAGAAGCGCTGAAATCCTCCATCAGGCAGGGGAGTATGCGGCCCAAGCTGGAATGCTGCTCGCACCAGAGGCATTGAACCGGTTTGAATGCTACCTCTGTAATACCATGGAGCAACTGGGGCATTTGCTGCAAAAGGTCAATCATCCCAATGTGAGGGCCATGTTTGACACCCATCATGCCAATATGGAAGAAAAAAAAATGGGGGATGCTATCCGAAAAATCGGCCCACGATTAGCGCATTTCCATATCAGTGAAAATGACCGTGGCACGCCCGGTTCAGGACATGTCCCCTGGGACGAAACTTTCGCAGCATTGGCCGAAATTCAATACAAAGGATGGCTGACCATAGAAGGCTTTACACGAAACGATCCCGATTTTGCCAATTCTATTGGTGTTTGGAGGCAGTTTTCCGAGCCTTGGGATATGGCAGAAAATGGGTACCGAATGATTAGGGAAATGGGCGCAAAGCATGGGCTTTGA
- a CDS encoding transposase, with amino-acid sequence MLKTGKRINSQRRFSEEFKRKLVDDFEKGIMTVQQMERHYGIVNSVIYHWIYKYSTYNEKNIRIIEMKDSQTNRLKELEEKVKDLERTVGQKQIMIDYLEKMIDLAKETYSIDIKKNSKTPHSGGSNPTKV; translated from the coding sequence ATGTTAAAAACAGGAAAAAGGATTAATTCTCAGCGTAGATTTTCAGAGGAATTTAAACGTAAGTTGGTTGATGATTTTGAGAAAGGAATCATGACAGTTCAGCAAATGGAGCGACATTATGGAATTGTGAACTCAGTTATTTATCATTGGATTTATAAGTATTCGACCTATAATGAAAAAAATATCAGGATAATTGAGATGAAAGACAGTCAAACCAATAGGCTCAAAGAACTCGAAGAAAAGGTCAAAGATCTCGAGCGTACCGTTGGCCAAAAACAGATCATGATTGATTATTTGGAAAAAATGATTGATTTGGCCAAAGAAACTTACTCAATCGATATTAAAAAAAACTCCAAAACCCCACACTCTGGTGGTTCCAATCCAACAAAAGTATGA
- a CDS encoding IS3 family transposase: MINHSLNELYRTVGVTKQAVQQAKKRQQAFDLEIAQLVILADELREDHPGCGVEKMYYTLKPEFMGRDQFCEIFMEMGYGIKKIKNYQKTTYAGLYSYPNLIEGMAINRPFQVIQTDITYFYLNGEFYYLVFIIDVYTRIIVGYSVNDNLRTEGNIKAMKMALSTLRYQPWGLIHHSDKGSQYSSKEYTSLLNKNNIHISMGNIAWENPYAERINGIIKNEYLKRWIIKDFSDLKRKVAKAVANYNSIRLHRGFKMKYTPMGFYKNILNLKAQERPTVIVYTEGRKNFLGASSPFEVCPREEPLAHDCPMEIFNEC; the protein is encoded by the coding sequence ATGATAAACCATTCGCTCAATGAACTTTATCGGACTGTTGGAGTAACCAAGCAGGCCGTTCAACAAGCCAAAAAAAGGCAGCAAGCATTCGATCTTGAAATTGCCCAACTGGTAATCCTGGCCGATGAGCTCAGGGAAGACCATCCAGGATGTGGGGTCGAAAAAATGTATTATACATTGAAACCCGAATTCATGGGAAGGGATCAATTCTGTGAAATTTTCATGGAAATGGGATATGGTATCAAAAAAATAAAAAACTACCAGAAAACCACTTACGCAGGCCTTTATTCTTATCCAAACCTTATCGAAGGTATGGCCATAAACAGACCTTTTCAGGTCATCCAAACCGATATCACTTACTTTTACCTCAATGGTGAATTCTATTATTTGGTCTTCATTATTGATGTTTATACCAGGATCATCGTGGGATATTCGGTCAACGACAACTTGCGCACAGAAGGTAATATCAAAGCTATGAAAATGGCCCTCAGTACTTTGAGATACCAGCCTTGGGGCCTGATCCACCACTCAGATAAAGGTTCCCAGTACAGTAGTAAAGAATACACCTCCTTGCTCAACAAAAACAATATCCATATCAGTATGGGAAATATCGCATGGGAAAACCCCTACGCAGAACGAATCAATGGAATCATAAAAAATGAATACCTCAAAAGGTGGATAATCAAAGATTTCAGCGACCTGAAAAGAAAAGTGGCGAAAGCTGTAGCCAACTACAACAGCATAAGACTACACAGGGGATTTAAAATGAAATACACCCCCATGGGATTTTATAAAAATATACTAAATTTAAAAGCCCAAGAAAGACCGACGGTGATTGTTTATACCGAAGGAAGAAAAAACTTCTTAGGGGCATCGAGCCCCTTCGAAGTTTGCCCAAGAGAAGAACCTCTGGCTCATGATTGCCCGATGGAAATATTTAATGAATGTTGA